From Triticum urartu cultivar G1812 chromosome 2, Tu2.1, whole genome shotgun sequence, a single genomic window includes:
- the LOC125534785 gene encoding uncharacterized protein LOC125534785 encodes MSNEDTIQNVIPFQAPVHILSKNLSPRLSRSSLPSPSSSPPSTFPLSRSPSSAYNVGVVPLALVVPIALAVHCRRIHVLGLAVGHRLERSCPHRCPRLLLTPMSSASPSPSTSAVIVLNLPVISIRPDVWLVPKSSPKPSTDFSPSSKD; translated from the exons ATGTCCAACGAAGACACGATACAAAATGTCATCCCTTTCCAAGCTC CCGTCCACATATTATCCAAAAATCTTTCACCCCGTCTCTCTCGCTCCTCGCtgccatcgccatcgtcatcgcCGCCTTCAACGTTTCCACTGTCGCGCTCGCCCTCCAGTGCCTACAATGTCGGCGTCGTCCCCCTCGCCCTCGTCGTCCCCATTGCCCTTGCCGTCCATTGCCGCCGCATCCACGTCCTCGGCCTCGCCGTCGGCCACCGCCTCGAACGTTCCTGCCCTCACCGTTGCCCTCGCCTTCTGCTGACTCCAATGTCCTCTGCATCCCCGTCGCCCTCAACGTCTGCTGTCATCGTCCTCAACCTCCCCGTCATCTCCATCCGGCCCG ATGTATGGCTCGTCCCCAAATCGAGCCCCAAGCCGTCCACGGATTTCTCCCCATCCTCCAAGGACTAA